CCAGACCCTACTTTGGGCATCAGGAATACAATACGGAACAAAACACAAATTCCTGTTCTCATGGAACTTAGATTCATGGGCCACTCTTCCCAGATGAGGtgtctcctcctccaggaaggctTCTTTGATTGcccccctgccccacccacctctATCTTCAGCTGgattgtgctttttgttttttgtttttttggttcttttgttgttgttgttgtgatactggggattgaactgaatACAGGGGCACTATGTCACTGATCTACATCTCagtcccttttttaaattttatttgcccaggctggccttgaacttcccaaactactgcctcagcctctgtagtcgctgggattacaggcgtgagccaccaagcccagctggcTTGTGCTTTTCTGGGTTCCTGCAGTGCTGTATCCATCCCACATCCCAGAATCCTGGGCTCCTACTGTCTGTTTACTTGTCTTTGCCACCAGCACACTGAGCATTTTTGAGGGCAGGAACTATGTCCTGTCACCCCATATCCCCATCACGAAGCACGGTGAATGCTAAATGAATAGCCTAGACTCACAGTCCTGCGGAAACAGTAGCAGATGCCACCTGCAGGGGCGTCTCCAGGTCCTGAAGGTCCTCCAAGGCCTCTGTGAGCTTCACTTGCTCCCCAGCAAGGCCCTCCTCAGAGAACAGGCAGATCTCGGGGACGCAGTAGTCCTGCAGAGGAAGTGGGGACAATGTAAGGTCAACCAGCACCTGGAGACTGCCCTGCCCCTGCTCTGCTTCCTCCAGCTTGTCCAGCCAGGGCTCCAGGGGCTTCTAGGAAAACCTTTCTGGCTGTCTCTGGAAACCAGGGGTGACTGGAGTGTCCTCTCCAAGGTCAGCCAGCCAAGCTTGATACCACAATCCTTATTGGACCTTTGGGAGCTGAGGCCAAGTTCCCAGGAGAACCTGCAAAGCCTCTTGCCCTTCCCTTGCCTCTGGGGGGCCTGCTGGTAGAGAGACGGGTAAGACAGCCACTTCCTGGGGTCCAGCTTTACATACAATTCCAGCATCTGTCCAGACTGGCTTTTTTTGCAGGGGCGGGGTGGTtactggtgatcaaacccagggccacatgcatgTTAGGCACATgccgaccactgagctacatcctcaacccccCGGTGGGCATCTCCACCTTATCCCAGGCAGCAGCAGGTCTGGTGTGTTCTGGGTGTTTCTTCTCACCTACTCACTCATCTGTCACATGGCTGTGGAGCATCTACCAAGTGCACAGTACTGGTGAAGGTCCTACCGGTCCCATTTAGTCCCCCAATGGGTGTTATTAATGGACACTCGGCAGAATTGAGCAAGCTGTTTCTGGTCATGGGGCTTTTGAGGAGCCAAGCCAAGAGCAGAGCAGGGTAATTTTTGTTCCATGTTGCAACCTAGCACCTCCcacatgcctggcacacagtaggtgcccaCTCAATGCTGAATAAATCAAATGATTCTAAGACCTGCTAACTTCAAAGCCTTGTTTTTCCTCTGCTACTTCATTACCTCCCACATGAAGATGAATTTATTGTGAGAAGCTCACAATAAATTATCCacaaacaggctggggatgtggctcagtggtagagcacttggctggcatgtatgaggccctgggtttggtccccagcatcacataaaaaaaaaactaaataagcaaaataaagttattaaaattatcCACAAACATTTGTGCGTTGCTGGAGAGGTTTTGAAAATCACCAACCCTTCTCCAGGGCCACTGCCCTAGATAAGGCTCACCTGCTGCTGCCATCTCTGTCAGGAAGAGTGCAACAGTGCTGGCCCCAGTTACTCCTCCTCACCACAGtcacaacaaacaaaacccccagaGGTGGTAGTGTGATGGGCCCTGCTTGGTCACCACGCTTTCTTCTGAGTCTCTTTAgatggttttgttgttgttgtttgtttttttagcaccagggattgaatccaggggtgcttaaccattgagctgcatccccagcgctatttattttttattttgagaccggatttcactaaattgcttagggcctcactaaattgccaaggctggctttgaacttgcaatcctcctgccttagcctcccgagctgctgggattacaggtgtgtgccaccacacccggcctgTTTTTGCACTTTACAAATATGAAATTATCATGCTGACTTTTCAAACCACACATCCCTCCTTCAAAAACAAGAGGTGTCCCTGGGCTGGAAATCCCAGCCCTTCCTGGTCTCCACTGTTCTCCTGGTAGCCAGGGATTATTCCCTGGTTATATGGCTTTCCCGCTTGAAACCAGCCCTCACAGTCTAGTTGATTGTGCATCCTCAGGGCAGAGGGCAGGCCTCCCCCACCTGCCCATCACCTGGCACAGGGCCGGGCACACAGTGGACATCAGTGAGCATCTGTGAACAGGGAATGGGCAAATGTCCGTGGCACCTGCTCTGGGTCATGGGCAACCCTGGCCTCTCTCTGCTGCTCTGACGCCTCCTGCTCCAGCAGATGTCCCCGAGTTGCTCTCCAGGTTGGGCCTAGTcctctgcctggccctggccTGTCACCACACTGCATAGTCCCAGGTCCCTTTCTTCCCCAGTGCCTCCAAGGTCAGGAATCTACAGGTCAGTCCGTAATAAGCCTCCTTCTGCCCCCTGCCCCATATGATCTCTCCCACTCTAGGCACTTGATGCTCTCCCCCttcccagggtccagggaagatGAGGCAACATCTGTCCCCAACCCCAGTCCACTTACGCAGACAGCCCTCCTCAGGGAGCCGATGCCCTGGGTATTCCACGCTGGCCCAGGGACTCTGAGGTCCATGTCTCCTTCAGGCAGGACCAGCTTCCGGCCCTGAAACTCAGGCCGTTCATACAGCACCCAGCTGTGGGCACAGAGACCCCAGAGTCATAGTTGGGGAGGAGGCTGTGCCCACAGCTGATGGGGTTTCCATCAGGATTTCTGCCCTCTGCACCCCCAGGTGCACAGCCAGGCTCCCCGCTGGATGCTCCCCACTCACCAGCCTCGTACCACCCTCACAGAGGCAGCGGCCCAAGCTGAGGCATCTGCAGTGTCATCACAGACCTCCCTGCTGGTGCCCTGACAGCCAGGTTCTGAGAAGACGATCACCTGAGAAGGACAGCAGAGGTCCTCAGGCCCTGTCCCCAGGCGGGGTCTCCTGCCACCCACCCGCTGGCCTCACATCCTACCTTCCCAGGCCTGGTGTTCAGCTTGCCCTGGGTCTTCAGTGCTGGGTTCTGGAACAGAGTGCACGATGAGAAGTCCTACGAGGTCACCTGTGTCCCCACAGCTTGCCATTCCAATGTCCTCCCTATTATCCTCTACCTTCAACGAAATGGCCCTCAGAGGATGCCACCCTTGTTTCCAATACCAGGGCTTCATCTCTCTGCCCCAGAGCTGgtgcctgtcccctccctccctgggcttATAGGATATGAGAGCCACCAAGCTCTTTGGCATCCACAATGCAAACCTGCTGTGCAGATACAGAGTgtgaggcccagagaaatgggCTTGCTGAACTTCACCTTAGACCAAGCCTCCTGCCTCCAGGGACTCGGACCCCCTGAACCATTCTCCTCCCAAACTTTGACCCCAAAGAGGCCCGGCACCTCCCTTGCTCCCAAGACCTCACTCACCCACCCCTCCGGGGGCTCGGCACAGGCGGGCTTTTCTGGCGGGGGCCTTCTGCCACTGAGCAGGGGCAACTGACCTGGCACCTTCCTGAGCCCTGGTGCCCCGTGGGGCGGCAGAGCAGACAGCTTTTTGCCCAGTGGTTCCAGGGCAGAGGCCTCCTTGGTGGCAGGCAACAGACTGCCAAAGAGAAGGCTGCCCCCTAGTCGGGAGGTGGGCCGGCTGCTGGCCTGCATGTCCGCCGCCGGCTCCGGGTGGAGGCTCCTGGCGCCTGATACGTGCTTCTTCAGCATCTCTAGAGGAGAGCAGGAGACCGGGGTGGGCCTGGCAGGCGGCGGGTCCCCGGAGGGGCTGGGCCCCACTTTTTCCTGTCTGCGCTGCAGCTTCTCGTCGTCGCTCAGGTAGGGGTTCTCGggttcttcttcctcctcctcttccagggGAGGCACCTCCTGGGGGCTGGGCTCCTGCACACAAGGCCCAGGCTGGTCCTCCTCGATGGCGGGCAGTGTGGCATACATGGCCAGGTAGGAGGAGCGGGGGGCTCGGGGGAGCCGGTGAGTGCGGAGGATCTCAGGGGGCTCCATGCTCCGCAGTGTGTCCAGGAAAATCTCCAGGTCAGCGGCCAGGGCCACCTcgtcctcctccctcagtggtTCTGGGGGTGTTTTGCCTTCGGTGGAGTCGGGGACAAGCTGGGGCTCCATGCTGACCTCTGTTCCCGTCGGTAATGGGACAGGAGTGCCTTCTGAGCTGGGGGACACCTTGTCCACTGAGGAGGATGGGGCAAGGGGGACAGTGGGGCTCTGGATAACCTCTTTTTGGGTGGGAGACGAGGTGGGGCTCTTTTTGGATCCCTGGACAGCTTTATCCTGTTTGGGGAGCAGAGGAGCAGGAACAATTGGTCCTTGAAGGGTCTTGTGGTGGgtaagggaaggggaagggctgcCTTCAGCACCCTGAACAGCCTCCTTTTGGGTGCTCGAGGCGCCTTCTGGGACCTGGACAACTTTGGTTGGCttgggagaggaggcagagggagcaCCGTGTCCCAGAACAGCCTCTTTCTGGGTAGGGGCGACAGGCACGTCTTCAGAGTCCTGAGCAGAAAGACCTCCCAGGCTGGGGACAGCCTTCCTCTGCTCAGAAGACGGAGCCAGAGGTTGTCCGGGCACCGTCACAAACTCGCTCCCCACCGTGGGCGGGGTGGGGGCAGCAGGGCCATCAGTGAGTCCTTCCCTCTGACCAGCAGGTAGGACCTGGGGACTGGGCTGAGCCCCAGGGTGAGTGGGCCCCTCGGGCTGCTCTGGGGGGTGGGCCAGGCCCGTGGAGGGGAAATGTCTCTGGAGTCTGGGAGAAGAGGGCACTGCTGCTTGGCTCTGAGAAGTCTGGAGAGGGagtgggctgggggtggaggcTCCCTGCGCCCGGGGGAGCTCACAGGCCCTGGCATCGAGGGCTCTGCCATCGTCTTGGCCTGGGCGGGCTTCAGGGACATGCCGGTTCTGAGGCAGATGGGCACCCTCTGGAATGGCTGCAGGGGCCGAGCTATCCTTGAACTCAGCTGTTCTAGTCTCAGGCAGCTGCCCCAGGAGTGTCCCCTGGGTGCTGCCCAGGCCTAAGTTCTTTGGCCCGGGACCTGTGGGCCGGGGGAGGCGGCTGGCGGGTGGGCTGCGCTCTGCAGGCACCAGGCTGCTCAGTAGCTCCAGGGCCTGGCTGCGGCTGGGCGAGGCCTCGGCACGGGGGCTCACCACCTGGACACGGGCCACATGGCGGCCTCTGGGAAGGACCTCACCTGACGGCGATGGCCCCACTGTCACAGAGCTGCTCACCCGGCGGTCCACGTGCCCTCCCACTATCGTGGTGGTCCGCACAGTGCGCGTGACTCTCCACTCCTCGTAGCTCTTGGAGTTCCTGCTGCTGACACCCACACCCGGGTGGGGGCTTGGCTCTCGGGGCCCAGGCAAGGGCACCAAGAGCTCAGTCTTGGCCATGGCTCCCATGCCTGGTGGCTCGGTCCTGGGAGCCTGGGCACTGCCATCACCCTGGTCCACGGCCTCCTTCAGCCTCCGCACTGGCCTTTTCTCCTTGGGGGGTGGCGTGTACTTCTTGGAAAAGATGGGCCCGTGGCTCTGGAATTTCCCGGAGCCGGCCTCAGCCCGAGGGCCCTGGGAATTCACTGTCTCTTCCCGCGTAGCAAAGCCATTGACATCTTCTCTGCAGTGATTGTGCGCCAGCAGCTCCTGGGGGGCTTCTGTTCGGGGCCCTGTCACCAGGGACACCTTGTGAAAACGGTGTCTGGTTTCTTCCTGGGCAGGGGGCTGCTGCCGCCATGTCAATGTGGTGCTTATGACTTGGGCCTCAGCCCGGGTTGGAGGCCCAGCTGCCTCCTCCATGTTGGGCCCCAGCGACCTGTCCGGACGTGTCCTTGTGTCACAGTGGGCCAGCTCCCTGCAGGTGataccaggaagaagagagatgaGTATCAGAGGGGACAAGGGGTGGCTCTCGGAAGTACAGAATAGCCACCCTATCATAGTCAGGCTGGGCAACCTCAGGTGAGTCCCTGGACCTTTGattccttatctgtaaagtggaCAAGACATTCCTAGCTCTGATTTGCTTCATCAGAGCCCCTATCCGCTCCTCTTCCCCCTTTCAAGTGATTCTGTCAAGGTCCTTCAAAGGGCAAGCTGAGACCTgccctggaaggagagagaggggaaggcgGAGAGGAAGATGGGTAGGCCCGCTGGCCTGTGGGTGTGGCTGGGTCTCTGCCCAAGGAGCCCTGGGTCTGGACCTACGGCAGCCACAAACGAGGAAACCAGAAAGCCAGAAACTAGGCAAGCGATGTTCTGACCCTGTTCCTGCCATGCTCCTTAAAAGGAGAATTAAGGAAAAATGGGCTCTGGCCTCCAGCAGAGGTgcccctcctgggccctgctgcttACTGCCCGGATGACCTGGCGCAGCCCCCTTCTCCCTTTCCGGCATCATGATCGTCAAACTGAAAACGGCTGTTCGAAGAGTATGTGCTTCAGGTCTTGCCAGGATcttagcaggagagagagaatgaaaacgTGCCTTATAAACTAAACCTTGACTCACAAATTTCCCAATGTCACTTGGAGATTTGTGACCAAACCTTGGCAGATGTGCAGTACACATGTGCCCGCAGGAGATGCGGTGATCATGGTCAGACTAGGGGCATTTTGCCTGGGTCTCTGGGTCTCCATGGAGTCCCTTGTACACAGTGCTTTATAAAGTACTTTTCCCTCAGTTCTCTCCTGTGAAACTGATCCTCTCATTGGGGTCAGAGGAGAAAAACAGCTGGCCAGGGGGGTGCAGCACCAAGTTGCCAGGTTGGGGTTTGAGTCACTCCTTCTGACTCCGAGTCCAGCCACCCCTCTTCTATGCTCTAGGCCTGTTACTCCCATGAGCCTCTTCAGCACAGCACCTCTTCCCTGGGGTCCTTAGGGATGGGACCTGACCCCTATTTCCTTTATGACGCTCCCATGCTCTCTGTGGGTCTTCGTAACCTCCCAGAGAACTCTCTGGTGAATTTCTCTGCTTTAACAGTAAGAGCAGCAGCAGTGGCCACTTGTTGTTGAGGGCTTGCTCTCTGGCGAACACGCTTCTGTCCTATTGAACCCTCAGAAGAATCCTATGCATTTGAAACCCCATAATGAATATGTTGTTGCTAAATTATAAACAAACATTCCAATTTTGcagatgagattttaaaaagcTCAAAGGAACTTGTCTAGAGAGACACAGTAGCAGAGTCAAGActtcaaccctaaccctaagtgcTTAATCACTGTCCCAAACTCCCTAATTTATCTGGTAAACTGACTCTCTGCTTTGAGGGCTGACTTTCTAAAGGGAGCCACCTCAGACCTAGAGGGGCCATCCACTTCTACCTGCTGGCCTCTAGGCTGCACTGACCATAGCCATCCTATTCTCAAATCCTAGGGACCCTAGAGAAGGTGGCCTGTCCACCCCACTCAGAGCTAGCCCGTCTTTAGGTCTGTGCCACCTCTCCATGGTCAGCTCCCAGAGGCCCCACGATGGGCCAAGAATGGACCCTCTGTCCCAATTCCCCCATCTCCATTCCCTCCTTTCTGAGAAGCTGGTGGAACCCAGAACTTTGACCCTGCCCTGTGGCCCTGGCAGTGACTCAGGTTTTATGAGGGGCAGAGATGAAAGGGGCTGAGGCCCAGGGAAGCCTGATTTGGCTCCAGGACCACTGGTGGCTCTGTCACCATctagggcagggcctgggggccTGGACAGCCTCATGGATGGGGAAGGGGGAAGCTTAAATGCATTCCCAGTCCTTTCCCCGGGCCAGGGCTTCCTGAGAACAGGACACACCCAGACACCCTAAGTCCTGGCTCTCAGCACTCCACTGAGGCCCTCACCCCTCCCTGTCCTGATTATGGAGTGCCTTTCTTCTACTGGCACCCCTGTCCCCAGGACTCCCGAACATGGAGCTTCCCCTCCTTCACTGGGCCCTCCCAGAGTCCCTGGCCTCTCTAATTCTgaataaccaccaccaccaccacctaccGTTCCCCGAGCCTCCCTGTTCCCGATGGGGGACAGTGAGCCTGGTCAGCGCTGCTTCTAACGCGTGCTTTCCATCGCTCATCACTCACGCGGTGCTAATGGTATCAGGCGATGAGCGAGGCCCTGGCTAGGCTCCCCCGAAGCCAGCTTTCACACACACGTGGTACCCAGGAGCCCAGGGGCAAAGAATCCGGCATTCAGAAGGTCCCACAGACTTCAGCAAAGCCACAGGAGTCAGGCTCAGAGGAAGCTGCTGGTAATCAGCTCAGGGACTGTCCATGACCTCCTGGCAATCAGAATTCCATGCCCTCTGCAGCCCAGCCCAACCCCAGGCCAACACCCCTGACCGTCACTCATTCCACAAGCGTGTGTTCACTGGCTTCTCCTTGCATACTTCTAGGGACACAGAGGTCACCACTTGACAGATCACCTGGCCTATCCCTGGACCATCATGACTGCAGGAATGTTTTTCACACTCTTCTGGAATCTTCCTGCCTATAGTTCCCCGCTTTTATTCTGGCTCTGGAGACACACCCCACCAACCCAGATGCCTCTCCTGGGCAAGCAAAGCACAAGTGCCCATTTCCAGAGCCTTCTCTTCTCCAGGGCCCCAGACCAGAAGTGGATTTGTTGGCAGGGTGACCCGTAACCTCCAAATAAGGCTGCAGGGTTGGGAAGGGAGAGGCCAAGGAGGAGGGAGTAGGGGGAGTGTGGGAAAAGCCTTGTCTAACCCAACAAGTCCTAGGTTCTCCCCGCTTACCTGTGAGTCACCCCCAAACTAGGCCAAACCAGTCCACAGGCCCACATGCTGGCAAACACATGCCGCGTCATACGGAGTCACAGAGACCCACAGAGTCACTCAGCACAAAAATATACACAGACACCTCCCGAGACAAACACAGCCAGACACCCCCAACCCCCTGCACAGCCACTCACGGAGAAACAGTCAGCAACACCCCACAGACACACCAGTCACACAGTCACATGAGATCGTGGTGCCCATGTGTGTATACACTCCCAAAACACATGTTCAGCTCACAGCCTCCAGCCCTCCTGCCCTTGCAGTTTACCCGCACCCAAACATGGGCACACACGCACCCAGACACACCTCACACATTCCCCCTGCAGCCCCGGGCATGCCCTCACATCTGCCAATCCTGGAACAGAGCACCCTCCACAGAAAGTGGACTTAGAGGGACGAAGTCCCTGGAGGTCACCTTCCAAAGTGGGCCTTGGCTTCCCACCTGAGCCTGAGTCCAAAGAACTGGGGAAGGGCAGAGAGAGCCTGGCACCCCAGCTCACTCCCtggctctttccctcctcctgcccaagGCCAGCTCCTGCCACCCTCCTTCCCTGTCTGCAGGACCCTCCCTGCAAGGGGCACCCAGGCAATTCCTCAGGGATGGCCCCCCACCCCATCTTCTCCTTCTAGGCTTAGGACCAAGTGCACTGGCCCCTGCCCAGAGGATTGGGCATCCCTGGCTCAGCCTCTGCAGGCCCAATGCTGCCTAAGTCACCCCAGAGGATGGCAGAAAACCCTAGGTTCCAGCAGCATCTGTGTTCCATCCTCCGCTCGAGGCCCATTCATTTGGAACCCTGAGTGTGacctgcccctgctcccccctccccactcggattctgccttcctctccttcccttgtCCCACAGGCTACagacaggagcaggaggagcacgGGGCTG
This region of Ictidomys tridecemlineatus isolate mIctTri1 chromosome 11, mIctTri1.hap1, whole genome shotgun sequence genomic DNA includes:
- the Crybg2 gene encoding beta/gamma crystallin domain-containing protein 2, whose product is MEEAAGPPTRAEAQVISTTLTWRQQPPAQEETRHRFHKVSLVTGPRTEAPQELLAHNHCREDVNGFATREETVNSQGPRAEAGSGKFQSHGPIFSKKYTPPPKEKRPVRRLKEAVDQGDGSAQAPRTEPPGMGAMAKTELLVPLPGPREPSPHPGVGVSSRNSKSYEEWRVTRTVRTTTIVGGHVDRRVSSSVTVGPSPSGEVLPRGRHVARVQVVSPRAEASPSRSQALELLSSLVPAERSPPASRLPRPTGPGPKNLGLGSTQGTLLGQLPETRTAEFKDSSAPAAIPEGAHLPQNRHVPEARPGQDDGRALDARACELPRAQGASTPSPLPLQTSQSQAAVPSSPRLQRHFPSTGLAHPPEQPEGPTHPGAQPSPQVLPAGQREGLTDGPAAPTPPTVGSEFVTVPGQPLAPSSEQRKAVPSLGGLSAQDSEDVPVAPTQKEAVLGHGAPSASSPKPTKVVQVPEGASSTQKEAVQGAEGSPSPSLTHHKTLQGPIVPAPLLPKQDKAVQGSKKSPTSSPTQKEVIQSPTVPLAPSSSVDKVSPSSEGTPVPLPTGTEVSMEPQLVPDSTEGKTPPEPLREEDEVALAADLEIFLDTLRSMEPPEILRTHRLPRAPRSSYLAMYATLPAIEEDQPGPCVQEPSPQEVPPLEEEEEEEPENPYLSDDEKLQRRQEKVGPSPSGDPPPARPTPVSCSPLEMLKKHVSGARSLHPEPAADMQASSRPTSRLGGSLLFGSLLPATKEASALEPLGKKLSALPPHGAPGLRKVPGQLPLLSGRRPPPEKPACAEPPEGWNPALKTQGKLNTRPGKVIVFSEPGCQGTSREVCDDTADASAWAAASVRVVRGCWVLYERPEFQGRKLVLPEGDMDLRVPGPAWNTQGIGSLRRAVCDYCVPEICLFSEEGLAGEQVKLTEALEDLQDLETPLQVASATVSAGLWLLYPKPFFEDTPYILEPGEYPTSEAWGTSDPSVGSLKPIRLGCPSVEKPGEPKAVVYEAPGFQGRSWEVSRDIYNLQQPEDSQSPHLASVGSLRILGGCWVGYEKEGFRGHQYLLEEGAYADWSQWGGFDQWLTSLRVIRTDFGDPAVVLFEAVDFEGPGVEVSTAVPDVELVRHGPRTQAIHVLSGVWVAYEQVGFSGEQYVLEKGVYRNCDDWGAGNSALASLQPVLQVGEHDLHFVSKIQLFSGPDFLGDHISFEDDQASLPAAFQPQSCRVHGGSWILFDDKNFQGDQHILSEGEFPTLTAMGCLSSTVLGSLRKVPLHFSEPAIFLYGLECFEGKEIELDQEVRSLQAEGFNNHVLSVRIKGGVWVLCEHSDFRGRQWLVSSSEITNWLTYSGTQRVGSLYPIKQRRAYFRLWNAALGGFLAVPDHVEDMKAGRVVVSEPRAGGSCIWYYEDGMLKNQVAPTMSLQVIGPPSLGSKVVLWAESRLPRQTWSINELGHICSQMFEGRILDVKGGRGYDRDHVVLWELAKDRASQIWTVHVL